One Hippoglossus stenolepis isolate QCI-W04-F060 chromosome 9, HSTE1.2, whole genome shotgun sequence genomic region harbors:
- the LOC118115360 gene encoding histone H1-like — MPSAVIVLRRVAPAKSPKKRAKSQRKKSGPTVSDLILKAVSASTERSGMSLAAVKKALKAGGYDVGKNNARVLITIRRLVANKALVQTKGIGSSGSFKLNKKAPAPPKKKVVSKTKPKAKKVLTRTSVKKSPRKAKKPAAAKSPKKPKSPRRAKRRVVKSTRTRAAAKKRTLCH; from the coding sequence ATGCCTTCTGCAGTGATAGTTTTGCGTAGAGTGGCTCCGGCCAAATCTCCAAAGAAGAGAGCCAAGTCTCAGAGGAAGAAGTCGGGCCCCACAGTGTCTGACCTGATACTGAAGGCTGTGTCCGCTTCCACAGAGCGCAGCGGCATGTCCCTGGCAGCCGTGAAGAAGGCTCTGAAGGCTGGAGGATACGATGTGGGGAAGAACAACGCCAGGGTCCTCATCACCATCAGACGCCTGGTGGCCAACAAAGCTTTGGTCCAGACCAAGGGCATCGGGTCCTCAGGCTCCTTCAAGCTGAACAAAAAGGCTCCTGCACCTCCAAAGAAGAAAGTGGTGAGCAAGACGAAGCCAAAGGCAAAGAAGGTCTTAACAAGGACCAGTGTTAAGAAATCACCGAGGAAAGCCAAGAAACCAGCTGCAGCTAAGAGTCCCAAGAAGCCTAAGAGTCCCAGGAGGGCCAAGAGAAGGGTCGTCAAATCTACCAGGACCAGGGCTGCTGCCAAGAAGAGAACACTCTGCCACTGA